The following coding sequences are from one Rattus rattus isolate New Zealand chromosome 11, Rrattus_CSIRO_v1, whole genome shotgun sequence window:
- the Fignl1 gene encoding fidgetin-like protein 1 produces METSSSRSVQVDDWQKNYSVVASSICTPKQKADAYRALLLHIQDAYANSEISQVFATNLFKRYTEKYSAIIDSDNVVTGLNNYAESIFALAGSQQADSDKWQSGLSINNVFKMNTVQEMMQAGQKFKESLLEPADASVVMCKEPAIFEVPQLSVCGGSGEADLLSSSVHGTEKTQAIPGNSLRCSPFQSALLPMATNTKTCLTSSAPSGESTTATLNRTPLFGNTKKEPQSFPKTSTGLNIFLSNPSCVPSGCENPRERKAFNDSDTINMLSNPTLNKAPSKTEDSGQREDNSLPTFKTAKEQLWADQKKRGHQSQHTSKSFNGAIKKSLGAGRSRGIFGKFVPPVSNKQDGSEQNGNVKPKSSRAGSAEPAHLTDDRLKNVEPRMVELIMNEIMDHGPPVHWEDIAGVEFAKATIKEIVVWPMMRPDIFTGLRGPPKGILLFGPPGTGKTLIGKCIASQSGATFFSISASSLTSKWVGEGEKMVRALFAVARCQQPAVIFIDEIDSLLSQRGDGEHESSRRIKTEFLVQLDGATTSSEDRILVVGATNRPQEIDEAARRRLVKRLYIPLPEASARKQIVVNLMSKEQCCLTDEETELVVQQSDGFSGADMTQLCREASLGPIRSLHTADIATISPDQVRPIAYIDFENAFRTVRPTVSPKDLELYENWNKTFGCGK; encoded by the coding sequence ATGGAGACATCCAGCTCCAGGTCTGTGCAGGTGGACGACTGGCAGAAGAATTACTCTGTGGTTGCATCCAGCATATGTACACCAAAGCAGAAGGCCGATGCATACCGTGCACTGCTACTGCATATTCAGGATGCATATGCCAACTCCGAGATCTCTCAGGTCTTTGCTACCAACCTGTTCAAGAGGTATACAGAGAAATACTCTGCAATTATTGATTCTGACAATGTTGTAACTGGCTTGAATAACTATGCAGAGAGCATTTTTGCTTTGGCAGGATCTCAACAGGCTGACAGTGACAAGTGGCAATCTGGTTTGTcaataaataatgttttcaaaatgaataCTGTACAGGAGATGATGCAAGCTGGCCAGAAATTTAAAGAGTCTCTGTTGGAACCTGCTGATGCATCAGTAGTCATGTGTAAAGAGCCTGCCATCTTTGAGGTTCCTCAACTTAGTGTTTGTGGAGGTTCTGGAGAAGCTGACTTGTTATCCAGTTCAGTTCATGGCACAGAAAAGACCCAAGCCATTCCAGGGAACAGTCTGAGATGTTCTCCATTTCAGAGCGCTCTGCTGCCTATGGCAACCAATACTAAAACATGTCTCACCTCCTCAGCACCTTCAGGTGAGTCAACCACTGCCACATTAAACAGGACACCATTATTTGGAAACACTAAAAAGGAACCTCAAAGCTTTCCGAAAACCAGCACAGGACTAAATATATTCTTATCTAATCCATCTTGTGTTCCTTCTGGCTGTGAAAATCCTCGAGAAAGGAAGGCTTTTAATGACTCTGACACCATTAACATGCTTTCCAATCCAACACTGAATAAAGCTCCTAGTAAAACAGAAGACAGTGGCCAAAGGGAAGATAATAGCTTGCCTACCTTTAAAACTGCAAAAGAACAATTATGGGCAGATCAGAAAAAAAGGGGCCATCAATCCCAGCACACATCTAAATCTTTTAACGGTGCTATAAAAAAGTCTCTGGGAGCCGGGAGATCGAGAGGGATATTTGGAAAGTTTGTTCCTCCTGTATCTAATAAGCAAGATGGAAGTGAGCAGAATGGAAATGTGAAGCCTAAGTCTAGTAGGGCAGGGTCTGCAGAACCAGCTCACCTCACTGATGATCGCCTGAAGAACGTGGAACCAAGAATGGTTGAACTTATTATGAATGAAATTATGGACCATGGGCCTCCAGTACATTGGGAAGATATTGCTGGAGTAGAATTTGCCAAAGCTACAATAAAGGAAATCGTTGTGTGGCCCATGATGAGACCAGATATCTTTACTGGATTGCGAGGGCCCCCTAAAGGAATTCTGCTCTTTGGCCCTCCAGGAACTGGTAAAACTCTGATTGGCAAGTGCATTGCTAGTCAGTCTGGAGCAACATTCTTCAGCATTTCTGCTTCTTCACTGACTTCTaagtgggtaggtgagggagaaAAAATGGTCCGGGCATTGTTTGCTGTTGCAAGGTGTCAGCAGCCAGCTGTGATATTTATTGATGAAATTGATTCTTTATTGTCTCAACGAGGAGATGGTGAACATGAATCTTCAAGAAGGATAAAAACGGAATTTTTAGTTCAGTTAGATGGAGCAACCACATCTTCTGAAGACCGTATTCTCGTGGTGGGAGCCACAAATCGGCCCCAAGAGATTGATGAAGCTGCCCGGAGAAGATTGGTAAAAAGACTTTATATTCCTCTCCCAGAAGCTTCAGCCAGGAAACAGATAGTAGTTAATCTCATGTCTAAGGAGCAGTGTTGCCTCACTGATGAAGAAACAGAACTGGTAGTGCAGCAGTCTGACGGGTTTTCAGGAGCAGATATGACACAGCTTTGCAGAGAGGCTTCTCTTGGTCCTATTCGCAGTTTGCACACTGCTGACATCGCTACCATAAGTCCAGATCAAGTTCGACCAATAGCTTATATTgattttgaaaatgcttttagAACTGTGCGACCTACTGTGTCTCCAAAAGACTTAGAGCTTTATGAAAACTGGAATAAAACATTTGGTTGTGGAAAGTGA